One window of Elusimicrobiota bacterium genomic DNA carries:
- a CDS encoding TonB-dependent receptor, translated as MRDVLKRAAFPTIAALTLICAAPLSGRAADPALDPLVITASRYVQSAYSVPAYLTVVSSASLKAVPAQTLDDALRTMPGVNISLGSSRVVNPALQTVSMLGAGGTGRALVLLDGLPLTDGFTSFVPWSKVPPALVERVEILRGGNSNLYGTNAMSGVINVITRAPKERALDLDYSYGEHDQSGHRSTRIFNVYASETFLDKFGLSVGYNDYYTDGYAWLRTIDRGPIDHNATARNWALNIKAASLRGGAGGPLWFVRGMMFQDARNHGMDQFFDSRDEMDLAAGFRLPLDSAGEVRGNAFVGKHLLDSTNAAISTGRFNDYQYVHNVLPSLDSGASLQWSNIFDLLSSSVTAGVDVRNVSARNDESDFSTTGVFQNNISSGGTQTTIGLFGQWSLDPLPGLTLVPSGRLDYWQNHGAFQDTFDGTGHQALPSKSYTFFSPRLAARYQATEPLALRGAVYRAFVAPTLQNLYRGARPQGQIQLPNPDLSPEVLRVGGEFGWDLALGPATFRATGFWSEISNSIGSVTIVSGKLTKVQNISSIRVRGATFEVPWQVSRQWAFTPSYTYTNAIIMDSIASPGTAGNMIPNIPRHQAAFALGFDDPRIATAQLRGRYLTRRYGDDANTQLLDEHFVMDFSASRWLTKNLEVYGDVENLLSRSYTAVQLGALPLLGEPFYAALGLRLHYR; from the coding sequence ATGAGAGACGTCCTCAAGAGAGCGGCCTTTCCCACGATCGCGGCTTTGACGCTCATCTGCGCCGCCCCGCTCAGCGGCCGCGCCGCCGACCCGGCTCTGGATCCCCTGGTCATCACCGCCTCCCGCTACGTCCAGTCCGCCTACTCGGTCCCGGCCTATCTCACCGTCGTGTCCTCGGCCTCGCTCAAAGCCGTCCCGGCGCAGACCTTGGACGACGCCCTGCGCACGATGCCGGGGGTCAACATCTCGCTGGGCAGCAGCCGGGTGGTCAACCCGGCCCTGCAGACCGTGTCCATGCTGGGCGCCGGCGGCACGGGCCGCGCCTTGGTCCTCCTCGACGGCCTGCCGCTCACCGACGGCTTCACCAGCTTCGTGCCTTGGAGCAAGGTCCCGCCGGCCCTGGTGGAGCGCGTGGAGATCCTGCGCGGAGGCAACTCCAACCTCTACGGCACCAACGCCATGAGCGGCGTCATCAATGTCATCACCCGCGCCCCGAAGGAACGCGCTCTGGACCTCGACTACTCATACGGCGAGCACGACCAGTCGGGACACCGCAGCACCCGGATATTCAACGTCTATGCCAGCGAGACGTTCCTCGACAAGTTCGGCCTGAGCGTGGGCTACAACGACTACTACACCGACGGCTACGCGTGGCTGAGGACCATAGACCGCGGGCCCATCGACCACAACGCCACCGCCCGGAACTGGGCTCTCAATATCAAGGCCGCCTCGCTGCGGGGCGGGGCGGGGGGGCCCCTCTGGTTCGTGCGCGGCATGATGTTCCAAGACGCGCGCAACCATGGGATGGACCAGTTCTTCGACTCGCGCGACGAGATGGACCTGGCCGCGGGCTTCCGCCTGCCGCTCGACTCCGCGGGCGAGGTGCGCGGCAACGCCTTCGTGGGCAAGCACCTCCTCGACAGCACCAACGCCGCCATCAGCACCGGCCGGTTCAACGACTACCAGTACGTGCACAACGTGCTGCCTTCCTTGGACAGCGGCGCCAGCCTGCAATGGTCGAACATCTTCGACCTCCTCTCCTCCTCGGTCACGGCGGGCGTCGACGTGCGCAACGTATCCGCGCGCAACGACGAGTCCGACTTCTCCACCACCGGCGTCTTCCAGAACAACATCAGCTCGGGGGGCACGCAGACCACCATCGGCCTCTTCGGGCAGTGGAGCCTGGACCCCCTGCCCGGGCTCACGCTGGTGCCCAGCGGCCGCTTGGACTACTGGCAGAACCACGGCGCCTTCCAGGACACTTTCGACGGCACCGGGCACCAAGCCCTCCCCTCCAAGAGCTACACCTTCTTCAGCCCGCGCTTGGCGGCGCGCTACCAGGCGACAGAGCCGCTGGCCCTGCGCGGCGCGGTCTACCGAGCTTTCGTCGCGCCCACCCTGCAGAACCTCTACCGCGGGGCCCGGCCGCAGGGTCAGATCCAATTGCCCAACCCCGACCTCAGTCCGGAGGTTCTGCGCGTGGGCGGCGAATTCGGCTGGGACTTGGCTCTCGGGCCCGCCACCTTCCGCGCCACGGGCTTCTGGAGCGAGATATCCAATTCGATCGGGAGCGTGACCATCGTCAGCGGCAAGCTCACCAAGGTCCAGAACATCAGCTCCATCCGCGTCCGCGGCGCGACCTTCGAGGTCCCCTGGCAGGTGAGCCGGCAATGGGCGTTCACCCCGTCCTACACCTACACCAACGCCATCATCATGGACAGCATCGCCAGCCCGGGCACCGCGGGCAACATGATCCCGAACATCCCGCGCCATCAGGCCGCCTTCGCGCTTGGCTTCGACGACCCCCGCATCGCGACCGCGCAGCTCCGGGGGCGCTACCTGACCAGGCGCTACGGCGATGACGCCAACACCCAGCTCCTCGACGAGCACTTCGTGATGGACTTTTCGGCTTCGCGCTGGCTCACCAAGAATCTGGAGGTCTACGGAGACGTCGAGAACCTATTGAGCCGGAGCTACACCGCGGTCCAGCTCGGCGCCTTGCCGCTGCTGGGCGAGCCGTTCTACGCGGCCCTCGGCCTGCGCCTGCACTACCGCTGA
- a CDS encoding Crp/Fnr family transcriptional regulator gives MPTRTAARARPNLLYPDLGPCGRPGPEDCARVVSFLRTRGSFRRLPEEAVAALASAASPRRYAAGETVCHAGEPAREMFVVQEGRLCTNQYSSGGGRMCIDIMLPGDIAGMATVSHDSYIWEVLAARDTVLLVIPREAVLRLLDSHPAFLREILNRHAQRLQYVETLLYLSRERVEKRLAAALLYLHHKFGAVLPVRRAEVAEMAGTTAETAMRTLRRLEESGLVERHRGEIVIRDARRLRARLERSAGSAPAA, from the coding sequence ATGCCGACACGGACCGCCGCGCGCGCGCGCCCGAACCTGCTTTACCCCGACCTGGGGCCATGCGGGCGCCCGGGGCCCGAGGACTGCGCCCGGGTCGTCTCTTTCCTGCGGACCCGCGGGTCGTTCCGGCGCCTGCCCGAGGAAGCGGTCGCGGCACTCGCGTCGGCGGCATCCCCTCGGCGCTACGCCGCCGGAGAGACCGTGTGCCACGCGGGAGAGCCGGCGCGAGAGATGTTCGTGGTCCAAGAGGGCCGGCTGTGCACCAACCAGTACAGTTCGGGCGGGGGCCGGATGTGCATCGACATCATGCTGCCCGGCGACATAGCCGGCATGGCCACCGTCTCTCATGACAGCTATATCTGGGAAGTGCTCGCGGCCCGGGACACGGTCCTGCTCGTCATCCCGCGGGAAGCGGTGCTCCGGCTGCTGGACAGCCATCCCGCCTTCCTCCGGGAGATCCTCAATCGCCATGCCCAGCGCCTGCAGTATGTGGAGACCCTGCTCTATCTCTCCCGCGAAAGGGTGGAAAAGAGGCTGGCGGCTGCGCTGCTCTATCTCCACCACAAATTCGGCGCGGTCCTGCCGGTGCGGCGCGCCGAGGTGGCGGAGATGGCCGGGACCACGGCGGAGACGGCCATGCGGACGCTGAGGCGGCTCGAGGAGTCGGGCTTGGTGGAGAGGCATCGAGGGGAGATCGTGATCCGGGATGCGCGGCGGCTGCGAGCGCGCCTGGAGCGGTCCGCCGGCTCAGCACCGGCAGCATGA
- a CDS encoding sulfatase has translation MLRTLTALTLLCAGLPAAAAEPGFSRDALCPGCSVILVSFDALQAAHVHSLGYQRLTTPTIDRLAGQGVLFSQAISPAPWTLPAHMSWFTGTYPSLHKVVNKFVVQPDRLVLSSLEQLSPGTETLAEALHEHGYATGGFTGGAGVSGSFGFSKGFDVYSDDVPPFTGMEASIPKALKWLEGRQGQRFFLFLHGYGIHGQYMPAGGYDKRFVDPPYEGFYDGTPSQQRVLRELGLKQAIGLDDPDVKFWRDIYDEKIARTDALFAGFLSSLQAMKLDRRTVFVLASDHGTEEYEHKRFDHGYGLYDEMEHVLLAVVAPGIKGGRRVTVQVGTLDIMPTILSLVGIPQSSRLQSQLKGRSLVPLMTGQETVGEDVYMETDYRLFTHKRGLRTRDGWKLIHTLETGKIELYDLNSDPQEMTDLAASQPDRAKGLDDRLLAQYRKIGAVLDHWEVGCNPVYPDQCH, from the coding sequence ATGCTACGCACACTCACGGCGTTGACCCTGCTGTGCGCCGGGCTCCCGGCCGCGGCCGCCGAGCCGGGCTTCTCCCGGGACGCCCTCTGCCCCGGCTGCAGCGTCATCCTGGTGTCGTTCGACGCGCTGCAGGCCGCGCACGTGCATTCGCTCGGCTATCAGCGCCTGACCACCCCCACCATCGACAGGCTGGCCGGCCAAGGCGTCCTGTTCAGCCAAGCTATCAGCCCGGCGCCCTGGACTTTGCCCGCGCACATGTCCTGGTTCACGGGGACCTACCCCTCTTTGCACAAAGTCGTCAACAAGTTCGTGGTCCAGCCGGACCGCTTGGTCCTCTCCAGCCTGGAGCAGCTGTCCCCAGGGACCGAGACGCTCGCGGAGGCCCTGCATGAGCACGGCTACGCCACCGGGGGCTTCACAGGCGGGGCGGGAGTCAGCGGGAGCTTCGGCTTCAGCAAGGGCTTCGATGTCTATTCCGACGACGTGCCGCCCTTCACCGGCATGGAAGCCTCCATCCCCAAGGCCCTGAAGTGGCTGGAGGGACGCCAGGGTCAGCGCTTCTTCCTGTTCCTGCACGGCTACGGCATCCATGGGCAGTACATGCCCGCGGGGGGCTACGACAAGAGGTTCGTGGACCCCCCTTACGAGGGGTTCTACGACGGGACCCCCTCCCAGCAGAGGGTCCTGCGCGAGCTGGGGCTCAAACAAGCGATCGGCCTCGATGATCCGGACGTGAAGTTCTGGCGCGACATCTACGACGAGAAGATCGCCCGCACGGACGCCCTGTTCGCCGGCTTCCTCTCCTCGCTCCAGGCGATGAAGCTGGACCGGCGCACCGTCTTCGTCCTGGCCTCGGACCACGGCACCGAGGAATACGAGCACAAGAGGTTCGACCACGGCTACGGCCTTTACGACGAGATGGAGCATGTCCTGCTGGCGGTCGTCGCGCCGGGCATCAAAGGGGGGCGCCGGGTCACCGTCCAGGTGGGAACGCTCGACATCATGCCCACCATCCTGTCGTTGGTCGGCATCCCGCAGAGCTCCCGGCTCCAGTCGCAGCTCAAAGGCAGGAGCCTGGTCCCGCTGATGACGGGACAGGAAACGGTTGGCGAGGACGTTTACATGGAGACGGACTACCGTCTGTTCACCCATAAGCGCGGCCTGCGCACGCGCGACGGCTGGAAACTCATCCACACGTTGGAGACGGGGAAGATAGAGCTGTACGACCTCAACTCCGATCCGCAGGAGATGACCGACCTGGCCGCCAGCCAGCCCGACCGGGCCAAAGGGCTGGACGACCGGCTCTTAGCCCAATATCGCAAGATCGGCGCCGTGCTGGATCACTGGGAAGTGGGCTGCAACCCGGTGTATCCGGACCAGTGTCACTGA
- a CDS encoding ABC transporter ATP-binding protein, with protein sequence MLSLEKVYFKYPVRRHGDGAAPWVLEDISLTAQAGEFISVIGPSGCGKTTLLSLISGLLRPSRGRILDHGQEVLGPSRSRVLIFQGHLLFPWKTAAQNIEFVLKARGLPPGLRRGQALEYLRRVRLEAHADAYPRELSGGMQQRIGIARALAAEPDVLLLDEPFSSLDLVAKCAVIDELKAIAGQMGKTIILVTHNLEEAFHIGHRVYLLTKGPGRIAATFDPSATKPDQLQSLGSSSEFQAFKEKVSALMNDSDKEA encoded by the coding sequence ATGCTGTCTCTTGAGAAAGTCTATTTCAAATATCCCGTGCGCCGGCACGGCGACGGGGCCGCCCCCTGGGTCCTCGAAGACATCTCTTTGACGGCGCAGGCCGGGGAGTTCATCTCCGTGATCGGGCCCTCGGGGTGCGGCAAGACCACGCTCCTCTCGCTGATCTCCGGCCTGCTGCGGCCGAGCCGCGGCAGGATCCTGGACCACGGCCAGGAGGTGCTCGGTCCGTCCCGAAGCCGGGTTCTGATCTTCCAAGGGCATCTTCTGTTCCCCTGGAAGACGGCCGCCCAGAATATCGAGTTCGTCCTGAAAGCCAGAGGACTGCCCCCGGGCCTACGGCGCGGGCAGGCGCTGGAGTATCTGCGGCGGGTCAGGCTGGAGGCTCATGCGGACGCTTACCCGCGCGAACTCTCGGGCGGCATGCAGCAGCGCATCGGCATCGCGCGGGCACTGGCCGCGGAGCCGGACGTCCTGCTCCTCGACGAACCCTTCAGCTCGCTGGACCTGGTAGCCAAATGCGCGGTCATCGACGAGCTCAAAGCCATCGCGGGGCAGATGGGCAAGACCATCATATTGGTCACCCACAACCTCGAGGAGGCTTTCCACATCGGACATCGGGTCTATCTGCTGACCAAGGGCCCGGGCCGGATCGCGGCGACCTTCGACCCCTCCGCGACGAAACCGGACCAGCTCCAGTCGCTCGGGTCCAGCAGCGAGTTCCAGGCGTTCAAGGAAAAGGTCTCCGCACTCATGAACGATTCCGACAAGGAGGCATGA
- a CDS encoding ABC transporter permease: protein MSFLRRALSVLAPFALALLVWAGLSATGRVNVFILPAPGSVFRALVQGLSSGELLSAAALSLWRVGCGFGISLLTALPLGIALGYSRRLRALLDPLLKFIRPIPPIAWIPLAILWFGIGNGPSYFLTMIASFFPILTSTMTGVENVSQQHLAVAHCFRATRTSILWDIVIPSSLPMMISGIRTGFGFAWMAVVAAEMIATRSGLGYLIYTSQDLLRTDRVLVGMLAIGMIGLLVDTLIVHMKDRWIHWV, encoded by the coding sequence ATGAGCTTCCTCCGCAGGGCGCTCTCGGTCCTGGCCCCCTTCGCCCTGGCTCTTCTGGTGTGGGCGGGCCTGTCCGCGACCGGACGCGTCAACGTCTTCATCCTGCCGGCTCCCGGCTCGGTCTTCCGCGCGCTGGTCCAAGGCCTTTCATCCGGAGAGCTCCTATCCGCCGCGGCTCTGAGCCTGTGGCGGGTCGGCTGCGGGTTCGGCATCTCGCTCTTGACGGCGCTGCCCTTGGGGATCGCCTTGGGATACAGCCGCCGGCTCAGAGCCCTTCTCGACCCTCTGCTCAAGTTCATCCGGCCCATACCGCCCATCGCCTGGATCCCCCTGGCCATCCTCTGGTTCGGCATCGGCAACGGACCGTCATATTTCCTGACCATGATCGCCTCGTTCTTCCCGATCCTCACCAGCACCATGACCGGCGTGGAGAACGTGTCCCAGCAGCACTTGGCGGTGGCGCACTGCTTCAGGGCGACGCGGACGTCCATCCTCTGGGACATCGTCATCCCCTCCTCGCTGCCCATGATGATCTCCGGGATCCGGACCGGATTCGGGTTCGCCTGGATGGCCGTGGTGGCCGCGGAGATGATCGCCACGCGTTCCGGGCTCGGCTACCTGATCTACACCAGCCAGGACCTGCTCCGCACGGACCGGGTCCTGGTGGGGATGCTGGCCATCGGGATGATCGGCCTCCTGGTCGACACCTTGATCGTCCATATGAAGGACCGTTGGATCCATTGGGTCTAG
- a CDS encoding ABC transporter substrate-binding protein, with protein MNPIAAGLTLVLGSTLAAAAPTNIRIAYPENGTLISAQVGLTLGRTGLLRANGFAPELFALSTGRDMKLALVGGKVDVILTSEANFVVLLAEGFPAYGIASLGAGGDMGLAVRAGSGLGSIAQLRGKTIGTLFGTSLHRPALEWTRGVPEVRIVGMSSIGALLAALEAKKIDAALLWDPYMTDAAARGIVKVLRKEPLELIAVAAKSFVDRQPGALERLQGTLREAVLYFVRHKDEVNGWASGTTKLDASLIDRVSRTNRNYDKARLEQIDIRISPSFIAKMEMTGSFLYANKVISRNPDIGGSIRNPR; from the coding sequence ATGAACCCGATCGCGGCGGGCCTGACCCTGGTCCTGGGCTCCACCCTGGCCGCCGCCGCTCCGACGAATATCCGCATCGCCTATCCCGAGAACGGCACGCTCATCAGCGCGCAAGTCGGCCTGACCTTGGGCCGGACCGGCCTGTTGCGGGCGAACGGCTTCGCGCCCGAGCTCTTCGCCCTGTCCACCGGCCGGGACATGAAGCTCGCTCTCGTCGGCGGCAAGGTCGACGTCATCCTGACCAGCGAGGCCAATTTCGTGGTGCTCCTGGCGGAAGGCTTCCCGGCCTACGGCATCGCTTCGCTGGGCGCCGGGGGCGACATGGGGCTGGCGGTCCGGGCGGGCTCGGGGTTAGGAAGTATCGCGCAGCTGCGCGGCAAGACCATCGGGACATTGTTCGGCACGTCGCTGCATCGCCCGGCCCTGGAATGGACCCGCGGTGTCCCGGAGGTCCGGATCGTCGGCATGTCCAGCATCGGCGCGCTGCTGGCGGCGCTGGAGGCCAAGAAGATCGACGCGGCCCTCCTGTGGGACCCGTACATGACGGATGCCGCAGCCCGCGGGATCGTCAAGGTCCTCCGGAAGGAGCCGTTGGAGCTCATCGCCGTCGCGGCCAAGAGTTTCGTGGACCGCCAGCCCGGCGCGCTGGAGCGGCTGCAAGGGACGCTGCGCGAGGCGGTCCTGTATTTCGTGCGGCACAAGGACGAGGTCAACGGCTGGGCCAGCGGCACCACCAAGCTGGACGCGAGCCTTATCGACCGGGTCTCGCGCACCAACCGGAATTACGACAAGGCCCGGCTGGAGCAGATCGACATCCGCATCAGCCCATCCTTCATCGCCAAGATGGAGATGACGGGGTCGTTCCTCTACGCCAACAAGGTCATCAGCCGGAACCCGGACATCGGCGGCTCCATCCGCAATCCCAGATGA
- a CDS encoding radical SAM protein — MTLPENSARTIERVAAIPLPHEAKAVHGHAVGLLIPPSVFVVPRGWEWTHTAPFEGPSILSSLVKGLGYPFRMIDQRDDFDAEHVRGLAADCDIVGVSVYGDSFNYVRRAVEVLKAERPQRPVVLGGPLATSVPRLLLETTRADFVVAGEGELTFTELLDRLAGSELALPVSKILGLAWKDESGAARLNAPRPQLRDLDVVPFQDLRAWDRFRGKPIPELYLSYSRGCPHSCTFCYRAFPKLRRKSVERVKREMDYYAPCGFRYAWWNDLTFVTDRDYLRRLMDTAIKGHRFRWNAFSRVTGLDEETLLLMKKNGLDIILYGMESVSPAVLARYRKGTSKNAMVEVIRLHRECGVKVGGLFIVGAPEDDRQGMRDLVEFCKEFKEVTRVKYLSALPGTPFYRECLKNGVIPDERKHLEWLSEEQSIEEDIDHPGFVKFTEHLTKAELRQVYHDVNGLIESRPYDHSREDNVFLEAGEKFIKRKPASQ; from the coding sequence ATGACGCTTCCGGAGAACTCGGCTCGGACCATCGAGCGCGTCGCCGCGATCCCGCTGCCCCATGAAGCCAAGGCCGTACACGGCCATGCCGTCGGCCTGCTGATCCCGCCGTCAGTCTTCGTGGTCCCCCGGGGCTGGGAATGGACCCACACCGCCCCTTTCGAGGGTCCGTCCATCCTGTCCAGCCTGGTCAAGGGCCTGGGCTATCCTTTCCGCATGATCGACCAGAGGGATGATTTCGATGCCGAGCATGTGCGGGGGCTGGCCGCGGACTGCGACATCGTCGGGGTCAGCGTCTACGGCGACAGCTTCAACTACGTGCGGCGGGCGGTGGAGGTCCTTAAGGCGGAAAGGCCGCAGCGCCCGGTGGTCCTCGGCGGACCGCTGGCCACCTCCGTGCCGCGCCTGCTGCTGGAGACGACCCGGGCTGACTTCGTGGTGGCCGGGGAAGGCGAGCTGACCTTTACGGAGCTGCTGGACCGCCTGGCCGGCAGCGAGCTGGCCCTGCCGGTCTCGAAGATCCTGGGCCTGGCCTGGAAGGACGAGTCCGGAGCGGCCCGGCTCAACGCCCCGCGCCCGCAATTGCGGGACCTGGACGTGGTCCCATTCCAGGACCTCAGAGCCTGGGACCGGTTCCGGGGCAAGCCCATCCCGGAGCTCTATCTTTCCTATTCGCGCGGCTGCCCCCACAGCTGCACCTTCTGCTACCGCGCCTTCCCCAAGCTGAGGCGGAAGTCCGTGGAGCGGGTGAAGAGGGAAATGGACTACTACGCGCCCTGCGGCTTCCGCTACGCCTGGTGGAACGACCTGACCTTCGTCACGGACCGCGACTACCTGCGCCGGCTCATGGACACCGCGATCAAAGGCCATCGCTTCCGCTGGAACGCCTTCAGCCGGGTCACCGGCCTGGACGAGGAGACGCTCCTGCTGATGAAGAAGAACGGCCTCGATATCATCCTGTACGGCATGGAATCCGTCTCCCCGGCGGTCCTGGCCAGATACCGCAAGGGCACCTCCAAGAACGCGATGGTCGAGGTCATCCGGCTGCACCGCGAGTGCGGGGTGAAGGTCGGAGGGCTCTTCATCGTGGGCGCCCCGGAGGACGACCGCCAGGGCATGCGCGACCTGGTCGAGTTCTGCAAGGAGTTCAAGGAGGTCACCCGGGTCAAGTACCTCTCCGCCCTGCCGGGCACCCCCTTCTACCGGGAGTGCCTCAAGAACGGCGTCATCCCCGACGAGCGCAAGCACCTGGAGTGGCTCTCGGAAGAGCAATCCATCGAAGAGGATATCGACCACCCCGGGTTCGTGAAGTTCACGGAGCATCTGACCAAGGCCGAGCTCCGGCAGGTCTACCATGACGTCAACGGCCTCATCGAGTCCCGGCCCTACGACCACAGCCGGGAGGACAACGTGTTCCTGGAGGCCGGAGAGAAGTTCATCAAGAGGAAGCCCGCAAGCCAATGA
- a CDS encoding class I SAM-dependent methyltransferase: MVGRNFQAAGWSVCGIDLTRDMAEEANRYFPCICGAAEDIPYLAGSFDVAVLRQAYFLLKNGRQALAEIARVLKPDGVLVFSQTVPYSADDADWLGHIHRTKQAQLRRFFTEETLALDLERGGFRILERRRLSVRENITRWMAAAPELTKAKTAEVCGLVAQAPEAYRRLHRVAVKDGAVFEDWNWVVFTARKTQRP; encoded by the coding sequence ATGGTCGGCAGGAACTTTCAGGCCGCGGGCTGGAGCGTGTGCGGCATCGACCTGACCCGCGACATGGCCGAGGAAGCCAACCGCTATTTCCCCTGCATATGCGGCGCGGCGGAGGATATCCCCTATCTTGCCGGCTCGTTCGACGTGGCCGTCCTGCGCCAGGCGTATTTCCTTTTGAAGAACGGCCGCCAGGCGCTGGCTGAGATCGCCCGAGTGCTCAAGCCGGACGGGGTCCTGGTGTTCAGTCAGACGGTGCCCTACTCGGCGGATGACGCCGATTGGCTGGGGCACATCCACCGGACCAAGCAGGCCCAACTGAGGCGATTTTTCACGGAAGAGACCCTCGCCCTGGATCTGGAGCGAGGTGGTTTCCGCATCTTGGAGAGGCGCCGGCTGTCGGTCCGGGAGAACATCACGAGGTGGATGGCGGCCGCGCCCGAGCTGACCAAGGCCAAGACGGCGGAGGTCTGCGGCCTCGTCGCACAGGCGCCCGAGGCCTATCGCCGGCTGCATCGGGTCGCAGTAAAGGACGGCGCGGTCTTCGAGGACTGGAACTGGGTGGTCTTCACGGCCCGGAAGACGCAGCGGCCATGA
- a CDS encoding TonB-dependent receptor — protein sequence MTMLTHRGARRTALVILLSGLPAAARALGTQAAPEPEPVVITASRYGQLNRTVPGVVTVISSAEVKAAPAHALDDVLRNVPGVQMRTISSNIVNPSLQTVSILGLGMSLLGGARSLVMLDGMPLTDGFGGWVPWSMVPTDTVERVEVMLGASSSLYGNNAMGGAISIITRSPKERAADLNFSYGSRNTFKTNAYVSDVVSLSDWFGATPKFGLSIDYNDFRTDGYQWLPTQSRGQVDHNAWARNTTLQVKAASLKGDATGPFWFLRGDAFYEARNFGIDHWFTKRDILEVAGGFHHPLDAGGEVRGQAFYGKHHVDSNNGATNTARTLDVTTLRNDLPSYDSGGSLQWSHPFEALSSSVTLGMDVRNVSGQVHEFDYDNSGNYTVDRSTRATQTNIGFFGQWTANPVPDLIVAPSARVDYWQNHDLHQLDSAGEAALPAKQYAFLSPRLALRYQALESLALRGAVYRAFVAPDINSLYRGAKTPVPGKSTVTTLLPNPNLAPEILDIGGEFGSDLALGALNLRTTLFWVKMKDAISSVIVNSNNDTQPQNVAQVRSRGVVVEAPVRFSRQWSLLPTYTYTDATVISNPLSPTSEGQALADIPRHQASFKISFDDPKIVTARLGGRYLSKRWSDDTHKYSPLDEEFVLDFSASRWVTKDLEVYFDGENLLDRRYTAVYIGSQPYLGEPLYAALGLRYHYR from the coding sequence ATGACCATGCTGACTCATCGCGGCGCACGTCGGACGGCCCTCGTGATCTTGCTCTCCGGCCTCCCGGCAGCCGCGCGGGCCTTGGGGACGCAGGCCGCTCCGGAGCCCGAGCCGGTCGTGATCACGGCGTCCCGGTACGGCCAACTGAACCGGACTGTCCCCGGGGTCGTGACCGTCATCTCCTCGGCCGAGGTCAAGGCCGCTCCGGCGCATGCGCTCGACGACGTCCTGCGCAACGTCCCGGGAGTGCAGATGCGGACCATCAGCAGCAACATCGTCAACCCGTCGCTGCAGACCGTCTCCATCCTGGGTCTGGGCATGAGCCTGCTCGGGGGCGCGCGCTCTTTGGTCATGCTCGACGGGATGCCGCTGACCGACGGATTCGGGGGCTGGGTGCCGTGGAGCATGGTTCCGACCGACACCGTGGAGCGCGTCGAGGTCATGCTCGGCGCCAGCTCCAGCCTTTACGGCAACAACGCCATGGGCGGAGCCATCAGCATCATCACGCGGTCGCCCAAGGAGCGCGCCGCGGACTTGAACTTCTCCTACGGCTCGCGCAACACCTTCAAGACCAACGCCTACGTCAGCGACGTCGTCAGCTTGAGCGATTGGTTCGGGGCGACCCCGAAATTCGGCTTGAGCATCGATTACAACGACTTCCGGACCGACGGCTACCAATGGCTTCCGACCCAGAGCCGCGGCCAGGTGGACCATAATGCCTGGGCCCGCAACACCACCCTGCAGGTCAAGGCGGCCTCGCTCAAGGGCGACGCGACCGGCCCCTTCTGGTTCCTGCGCGGAGACGCCTTCTACGAGGCGCGCAACTTCGGCATCGACCACTGGTTCACCAAGCGCGACATCCTCGAAGTCGCGGGCGGCTTCCACCATCCTCTGGACGCGGGCGGCGAGGTCCGCGGCCAAGCCTTCTACGGGAAGCACCACGTGGACTCCAACAACGGGGCCACCAACACGGCCCGCACGCTCGACGTGACCACCTTGCGCAACGACCTGCCCTCTTACGACAGCGGCGGCAGCCTCCAGTGGTCTCACCCCTTCGAGGCGTTGTCCTCCTCGGTCACCCTTGGGATGGACGTGCGCAATGTCTCCGGCCAAGTCCATGAGTTCGATTATGACAACAGCGGCAACTACACCGTGGACCGCAGCACGCGCGCCACGCAGACCAACATTGGCTTCTTCGGCCAGTGGACCGCGAACCCCGTCCCGGACCTGATCGTGGCCCCGAGCGCGCGCGTGGACTATTGGCAGAATCACGACTTGCACCAGCTCGATTCGGCCGGGGAGGCGGCATTGCCAGCGAAGCAGTACGCCTTCCTCAGCCCGCGCTTGGCCCTGCGCTACCAGGCCCTGGAATCCCTGGCCCTGCGCGGCGCGGTCTACCGCGCCTTTGTCGCGCCAGACATCAACTCCCTCTATCGAGGGGCGAAAACCCCGGTTCCAGGCAAGTCCACGGTCACGACCCTGTTGCCGAACCCTAACCTCGCACCCGAGATCCTCGATATCGGCGGCGAGTTCGGCTCCGACCTGGCGCTCGGGGCCTTGAACTTGCGCACGACCCTGTTCTGGGTCAAGATGAAGGACGCGATCTCCTCGGTCATCGTAAACTCAAACAACGACACTCAGCCGCAGAACGTCGCCCAAGTCCGCAGCCGGGGCGTTGTGGTCGAGGCGCCCGTGCGCTTCAGCCGCCAGTGGTCCCTGTTGCCGACCTATACCTACACGGATGCCACGGTCATCAGCAACCCCCTAAGCCCCACTTCCGAGGGCCAGGCGCTCGCGGACATACCTCGCCACCAAGCCTCCTTCAAGATCAGCTTCGACGACCCGAAGATCGTGACCGCGCGCCTGGGCGGACGCTATCTTAGCAAGCGTTGGAGCGACGATACGCACAAATATAGTCCCCTGGATGAAGAATTCGTGCTCGATTTCTCGGCCTCCCGCTGGGTCACGAAGGACCTCGAGGTCTACTTCGACGGCGAGAACCTGCTCGACCGGCGCTACACGGCTGTGTACATCGGTTCGCAGCCGTATCTCGGCGAACCGCTGTATGCGGCGCTCGGCCTGCGGTACCACTACCGCTGA